The Rhodospirillaceae bacterium region GCAGGACTATGGAAATCCCCTAATGTCAAAGGGTTAAGGGAAAGTTTGGAGAACTAAAGTTGCATTTGAGATCAATGGGTTGCATGGGATTTTCCCAAACTTTTCATCCCCATTTTCTGGATTGATCGTACCATACTTATTCTGACAATCCCATGAATGTTATTGGATGAAAATGGATGGACAATTGGATGGCGCTGTGGCATCCTCAAATTGGATGAAAATGGATGGATAAATGGTTGCCACAATCAACACCTCGACACTCAAGGTCACCAACGAGATTTTATCTCTGATTTCCGAGATTGATGAGTTCAAAGGTGCATGGCGTGCAATCGGACGGATTGCACCGGAACGATTGACCAGCCTTCGCCGTGTCGCGACTATCGAAAGTGTTGGTTCTTCGACCAGGATTGAAGGAGCAAAACTGACTGACCGTGAAGTTGAAAAGCTTCTGTCCAACATTGAGATTAAATCCTTCACCTCTCGAGACGAGCAAGAAGTAGCCGGTTATGCAGACGCCATGGAGGTCATTTTTTCCAACTGGGAATCGATAGACCTGACGGAAAACCATATCAAGCAGGTCCATCGTGATCTTCTGAAATTCTCCAACAAGGACGAGCGCCATCGTGGAGAATACAAGACCCTGCCAAATCATGTGGAAGCCTTCGGCGAAGACGGGAAAAGCATGGGTGTTGTATTTCAGACGGCGGCACCTTTTGATACTCCGCGCCTAATGGCAGAACTGGTCGAATGGACTAGGACAAACCTGAAATCCCGAGAGACCCATCCTCTGCTTGTGATTGCCGTATTCGTTGTCGTGTTTCTTGAAATCCATCCCTTTCAAGATGGAAATGGGCGCATCTCCAGAATTTTGACAACACTTTTGCTGTTGCGAGCAGGATACGCATACGTGCCCTTCAGTTCCTTGGAAAGTATCATTGAGCAAAGCAAGGAAGCTTATTATCTAGCACTGCGGCAGACTCAAGGCTCCATCCGTACTGACCAACCAGACTGGCAGTCGTGGGTCACTTATTTCTTGAAGGTGCTCAAACAACACAAGGATCGTCTGGAAAGCAAGATTGAGCGTGAGCGGCTCATTCTTGGAGACCTGCCTGAATTATCAGTTCAAATTCTGAATATGGCTCGGGACCATGGGCGGGTCTCCGTTGGTGACGTAGCCAAGGCGACCGGTGCGAGCAGGAATACCGTCAAAGATCATATTCGTTCATTAACCGAAAACGATCACTTGGAACGCCACGGTGCTGGTCGGGGCACTTGGTATTCACTTGCTTAAGTATGAGGCAAGGTAAAGCAGGGTATAACCCGCAAACCGTTGATTTGACAATACTCACCCCTCTTGGTGTGGATGGCACTTTACCTGCCAAAATGCATACCGATCATGAAGGCAATCAACCCTATCGTGGTCCACTTAATCAGAAACCATGCGGCACGAAACGGGAATGTGATCACACGAGCCATGGCGTCACCCACAATCCACTAATTTCCGCTTCGCC contains the following coding sequences:
- a CDS encoding Fic family protein produces the protein MVATINTSTLKVTNEILSLISEIDEFKGAWRAIGRIAPERLTSLRRVATIESVGSSTRIEGAKLTDREVEKLLSNIEIKSFTSRDEQEVAGYADAMEVIFSNWESIDLTENHIKQVHRDLLKFSNKDERHRGEYKTLPNHVEAFGEDGKSMGVVFQTAAPFDTPRLMAELVEWTRTNLKSRETHPLLVIAVFVVVFLEIHPFQDGNGRISRILTTLLLLRAGYAYVPFSSLESIIEQSKEAYYLALRQTQGSIRTDQPDWQSWVTYFLKVLKQHKDRLESKIERERLILGDLPELSVQILNMARDHGRVSVGDVAKATGASRNTVKDHIRSLTENDHLERHGAGRGTWYSLA